The Hahella sp. HNIBRBA332 genome window below encodes:
- a CDS encoding DUF1513 domain-containing protein, whose amino-acid sequence MRTKPNHHTQLTLTRRQLARGLALGGLALAVPGWAFAAKQTTSGAAAGALFSSVNRADGDSHLILWSLQGDILMERTLPGRGHGVARHPSGEEFVLVGRRPARFAAVVRRQTDGDLSYEEIASADGRHFFGHGCYSLDGRYLYTTENDYASGRGVIGVRDAQSGYRQVGEWSSGGIGPHELRLSAGGKALVVANGGILTHPDNPREKLNPDAMEPSLAYIDIASGALLERWELEDKKLSIRHLDVADDGTVCFGCQYEGPPTDTPPLVYTHKSGSPIQAASAEYSLWRSLKNYTGSVVINSHLRVAGVTSPRGDSITLWSLDTQKCVGKISLTDVCGLSLTPDGKKFLASSGEGAVIRVDPTTMKVEQHWSVAGTRWDNHMTLAG is encoded by the coding sequence ATGCGCACCAAACCCAATCACCACACCCAACTTACCTTAACCCGCCGGCAACTGGCTCGCGGACTGGCGCTTGGAGGACTGGCTCTGGCCGTCCCTGGCTGGGCGTTCGCCGCCAAGCAAACGACAAGCGGCGCCGCCGCAGGGGCGCTGTTCTCATCCGTGAATCGCGCTGACGGCGACTCCCACCTGATATTGTGGAGTCTACAAGGCGACATACTGATGGAGCGCACCCTGCCTGGACGCGGGCATGGTGTAGCGCGTCACCCGTCTGGCGAAGAGTTTGTCCTGGTCGGCCGCCGCCCCGCCCGCTTCGCGGCCGTGGTTCGCCGCCAGACCGATGGCGACCTCAGCTATGAAGAAATCGCCAGCGCAGATGGCAGACACTTCTTCGGCCACGGCTGTTATTCCCTCGATGGCCGCTATCTGTACACCACGGAAAACGATTACGCCAGCGGTCGCGGCGTCATTGGCGTTCGCGATGCTCAGAGCGGTTACCGTCAGGTGGGCGAATGGTCCAGTGGCGGCATTGGGCCGCATGAACTGCGTTTATCTGCGGGCGGCAAAGCGCTGGTGGTGGCCAACGGAGGCATCCTGACTCACCCGGATAATCCACGGGAAAAACTGAATCCTGACGCCATGGAGCCCTCACTGGCTTATATCGACATCGCCAGCGGAGCGCTATTGGAGCGCTGGGAGCTGGAGGATAAAAAGCTCAGCATTCGCCATCTGGATGTAGCCGATGACGGCACAGTCTGCTTCGGCTGTCAGTACGAAGGTCCTCCCACAGATACGCCGCCGTTGGTCTATACGCACAAATCCGGTTCGCCAATTCAGGCCGCATCGGCTGAATACAGCCTGTGGCGCAGCCTGAAGAACTACACCGGCAGCGTGGTGATCAATTCACACCTGCGCGTGGCGGGCGTCACCTCTCCCAGAGGGGACTCCATCACCTTATGGAGCCTGGACACGCAGAAGTGCGTTGGAAAGATCAGCCTGACGGACGTCTGCGGGCTCTCGTTGACGCCTGATGGCAAAAAATTTCTGGCCAGCAGCGGCGAAGGAGCAGTGATCCGCGTCGACCCGACGACGATGAAAGTTGAACAGCATTGGTCTGTCGCCGGCACGCGCTGGGATAACCACATGACGTTGGCGGGCTAA
- a CDS encoding di-heme oxidoredictase family protein, which produces MIAAPSYAAAVDYDLATQKQSGGDTTVQATHSGAFSLNSANMSSRRKGDFLIGNDFFEDPWVIAPATTDLRDGLGPLFNVSACQSCHFNDGRGHAPADATDDADSLLIRLSRPARNTEEQALLSRPDVANLGDPVYGGQLQDRAIPGVSPEARIEVSYNEETVSFADGFKVSLRRPQWRLRNWAYGDPADDLTMSLRVAPPVIGLGLLEAIPQADIEALADPQDSNHDGVSGRPNRVWDVEQKTPTLGRFGWKAGQPTVRQQTAGAFNGDMGLTSSLFTADHCTDAQSACKKAPNGADENGIEIRDDILDFVAFYSRNLAVPARRNIEDSVVQKGHRLFQEAGCSACHNESFVTAKLDKDQIEQSEQIIFPYTDMLLHDMGPDLADLKLNGSPAPAHEVVEHDATATEWRTSPLWGIGLSQVVNPQATYLHDGRARTLLEAVLWHGGEAQQSRDKVLTFKADERDALVKFLESL; this is translated from the coding sequence TTGATCGCTGCGCCCTCTTACGCCGCAGCGGTGGATTATGATCTCGCCACCCAGAAGCAATCCGGCGGAGATACGACCGTACAGGCGACGCACTCTGGCGCTTTCAGCTTGAATTCCGCAAATATGAGCTCCCGCCGCAAAGGCGACTTCCTGATCGGCAACGATTTTTTTGAAGACCCCTGGGTCATCGCGCCGGCGACCACGGATCTGCGCGACGGTTTAGGGCCTCTGTTCAATGTCAGCGCCTGTCAAAGCTGTCACTTCAATGATGGTCGCGGCCATGCTCCAGCCGACGCGACGGATGACGCCGACAGTCTGCTGATCCGTTTGAGCAGGCCTGCGCGTAACACTGAAGAGCAAGCGTTATTGAGCAGACCCGACGTAGCCAATCTGGGCGACCCAGTCTACGGCGGCCAATTGCAGGACCGCGCCATTCCCGGCGTGTCGCCGGAGGCCCGAATTGAAGTCAGCTACAACGAAGAGACCGTAAGCTTCGCTGACGGCTTCAAGGTCAGCCTGCGGCGGCCGCAGTGGCGTCTGCGCAATTGGGCCTATGGCGATCCTGCGGATGACCTGACCATGTCTTTACGTGTGGCGCCGCCGGTAATCGGCCTTGGCCTGCTGGAAGCCATTCCCCAGGCGGATATCGAAGCCCTGGCGGACCCACAGGACAGCAACCATGACGGCGTATCCGGACGCCCTAACCGGGTTTGGGACGTAGAGCAAAAGACGCCAACGCTTGGCCGCTTCGGTTGGAAAGCCGGACAGCCCACCGTCAGGCAGCAGACGGCTGGCGCCTTCAACGGCGATATGGGCCTTACTTCCTCCCTGTTTACCGCAGACCATTGCACGGACGCCCAAAGCGCGTGCAAAAAGGCGCCCAACGGCGCGGATGAAAACGGCATTGAAATTCGCGACGACATCCTCGACTTTGTCGCCTTTTACAGCCGCAATCTGGCGGTTCCCGCACGTCGCAATATCGAGGACAGCGTCGTGCAAAAAGGTCATCGTCTGTTCCAAGAGGCCGGCTGCAGCGCCTGCCACAATGAGTCTTTCGTCACCGCAAAACTGGACAAAGACCAAATCGAACAATCCGAGCAGATTATTTTTCCCTACACCGACATGCTGCTCCACGATATGGGCCCTGATCTGGCGGACCTGAAACTGAACGGTTCCCCCGCGCCAGCGCATGAAGTAGTGGAGCACGACGCCACCGCAACAGAATGGCGCACGTCGCCCCTTTGGGGCATAGGGTTGAGCCAGGTTGTCAATCCGCAGGCGACTTATCTGCATGACGGACGTGCGCGCACCTTGCTGGAAGCGGTACTTTGGCACGGCGGCGAGGCGCAGCAATCACGGGATAAAGTGCTGACGTTTAAGGCGGATGAACGTGACGCGCTGGTGAAGTTTTTGGAATCTCTGTAG
- a CDS encoding imelysin family protein encodes MNSKSTSLLRLFSAGVLAASALSLSTGAAGESAEREYLQILQQARSNMIVPAHEQLSAKVQTLKAKTSTLCEAPNAQSLEQAQQAWRDAMQTWMSVSLIQFGPLQEQDRRLRMQSWPIREKLLERAVEALAARSDSLQDAISNGSIAIQGLPAVEYLLFGKDALSKLQAADHGARRCQALTAIADHSVGLATELEKDWKGGFGDNFENPFEADGDLSVPQEGVDEYLNGLMTGIQQITANKVATPMGLEGRSAKLKALESFHSRNSIVNIRHNLSALRRFYMGGDGYGFDDFLLSSESGALHKKITGLLDDVDAQLAQIDFALEDAVNDAEKTAKVKKLHETLRQLQATVEKELFPAIGVTRDFNSEDGD; translated from the coding sequence TTGAATTCTAAATCGACAAGTCTGCTCAGACTGTTCAGCGCTGGCGTCCTGGCGGCGTCCGCGCTGTCGCTGTCCACGGGCGCGGCGGGAGAAAGCGCTGAGAGGGAATACCTGCAGATTCTACAGCAGGCCAGAAGCAACATGATCGTTCCCGCTCATGAGCAACTCAGCGCCAAAGTCCAAACCCTCAAGGCCAAAACGTCCACTCTGTGCGAGGCGCCGAACGCGCAGTCTCTTGAACAAGCGCAGCAGGCTTGGCGCGACGCCATGCAAACCTGGATGAGCGTATCGCTCATCCAGTTCGGCCCATTACAGGAGCAAGACCGCCGCCTGCGTATGCAAAGCTGGCCAATCCGGGAAAAACTGCTGGAGCGCGCCGTTGAGGCGCTGGCTGCGAGATCGGACTCGCTGCAGGACGCAATCAGCAACGGCAGTATCGCTATCCAGGGATTGCCCGCTGTCGAGTACCTGCTCTTCGGTAAAGACGCCCTCAGTAAATTGCAGGCCGCCGATCACGGCGCACGCCGCTGTCAGGCTCTGACGGCGATTGCCGACCACAGCGTTGGGCTGGCGACGGAGCTGGAAAAGGATTGGAAAGGCGGCTTCGGCGACAACTTCGAGAATCCCTTTGAAGCAGATGGCGATCTTAGCGTGCCTCAGGAAGGCGTTGATGAGTACCTGAACGGGCTCATGACCGGCATCCAGCAAATCACCGCCAACAAAGTGGCGACGCCCATGGGGCTGGAAGGCCGCTCCGCCAAGCTGAAAGCGCTCGAGTCCTTCCATAGTCGCAATTCCATCGTCAATATCCGCCACAATCTCAGCGCACTGAGACGCTTCTATATGGGGGGCGATGGTTACGGCTTCGACGACTTCCTGCTCTCCAGTGAAAGCGGCGCCCTGCATAAAAAAATCACCGGGCTGCTGGACGATGTCGATGCGCAACTGGCGCAAATCGATTTCGCCCTGGAAGACGCTGTGAATGACGCGGAAAAAACCGCCAAGGTTAAAAAGCTGCATGAAACCTTGCGCCAACTGCAGGCGACCGTAGAAAAAGAACTGTTTCCCGCTATCGGCGTCACCCGTGACTTCAACAGCGAGGACGGGGACTGA